The genomic window AAAGACAAACATGGGAGAGACGGGTGCGGAGCTGCTCTTTTACCGGCTGCTAAGTGATGGTGAAGTTCGGCTTGTTAAGGGGCTTGGGCAAGCTGGCGATTCTTGTCTTAAGTGGAAGGGAGAGAGTGTGGTGAAGGGTCCGATTGCTACTGACGACTCGATTGTCTCAAAGATGGAGAGCATTGGCATCTCCGAGGAAGACAGACATGTCACACCCGCGTATGACACTGGCCGTCTTGTTTTCTGGACTAGCCATGCTgtggccaaggccaaagtTGGGGAAGATAAGCTCCTGTTACACGTCCAGGACCAGGTACTCGAGCTGAAGGCGTCTTTCAGTCAGAGCTTTCAAGATGTTTCCCGCTacgaggaagatggatcAAGTTTGAAACCAGCTGAGGAAACACAGACTGTGGATTTGATCTTTATATCTCGATCCTATGAGATTGCCAACGCTAGGGAGACAGGGAAGCTGAATGTCTTGGTTGTCGAGCAAAGCGTGCCTGGTTCGGGCATTTGGAGTCGGGTTGGGGtggctgttgttgaggagaTGGATTGGGTTCGTTTGGAGCCTAACTGGGAGATGGTGATTCTGGGATGAAGCATCGCTGTTGTTGTGGATTCTGAAGGCGTCTCCAAGAGAGGGCCTCTGCTGCAATAACGACGAATGCAGTTATCAATCCATGACTGCATCAAAACCCGATGCCGTACGACACCGTATTATAGACACGCCATGGTCAAGGGACTTGGATAGGTATACCTAGTAGACGGAATCTCAATCGCCGAATCTGAGCATCGCGTCATCAACACCGTGTCAGGGAGGCGGGCCACTCTCACATACTGTCTCCACGTCGAAGTCATTGTTGTGCGGGGTTCAGCGGTTAATCGTACCATTTAATTTGCCCATCTCTCGCCCCGTCGCTCGGCCGCCAGGTATGAAACAAGAGGGCGAGGTTCCGAATGTACAAATCACCACAAACCTCAAGGCTCGCTCATCATGGGTCCCAGAAGCGATCAAGACGATGCCAAGACGGAGGTTTCAACAAGTGCTGCCTCCATCTTGACACCCCCATCAACCACCATCACGGCCGATGACCCCCGCTACAGCCGCAGCTACCAGGTTCCCTGGCCTGGCAACACGTACATGATCATCGAAAAGGACACCGACCGTGCCATTACCCTCACGAGCACCGGCCTCTATCTCCAAGATATTGAGAAAGACCCCAACGCCAACAACCACTGGCTATGCGTCGATAGCCACAACTACATTGGATTTTTCAACACAAAGGCCAGGGTGTACATGGGCCACGATGGCGGCAACGGCATGCTTGCATCTGCTAGAGTTCTGAATGACTGGGAGCTGATGGTGCCGCGGCATCATCCCGATGGTGGCTATCAACTGTTGATGCCGTACTGGTCTAgtgcgatgatgatggctaCCGCTGAGGAGGATGGGGAAAGAGTGTTGAGGACCAAGCATGGAACGACTCTGTGGCAATTTGTTCAAGTCTAGCCATTCTCTAACTCTCGCACTTGAGACGGAGGCATTTAGGCAACAATAAAAGCTATGGGAAACCTAAGCTGGGCTCACATCGGATGTACCATGTGGTCACGAGGCTGCTTGCCCAGAGAATCAGGCTGTGAGGCGTCAGGCCTCCCATAGCTTTCCAGGATTGAGACTTTTGGATACAAGGATAAGATGCTTTAATTGGTGTACATGAAGTTCTGAACACTATAGATCCATGAAATGTGCCAGAGTCTATTGTTTACGTCACTTGACACTCGACTCCTTTCTCGCCGTTGCCATAACGCCCCGGGTTTGATCGCATAAAACTTGGATATAACTGATATCTAAGCAAAGAATTATGCCAACACGTGGTAAACGCTCGCGCAGAAATCTCGCACGGCACTTTGAACATGGATCTTGCCCTTTCTCTACTTTCTCTACTAAGGGGCTACCGTTTGCTGCGCTCAATGTTGATCCTCTTTGAGGCCATCGGCCAGCAATAGATTTTACGCGTGCCAGCTTGATAACTCGCCCGTAAACGACTAGAATGACGTCCATACTCGCGTCGCTGCACTTCTCGCGCCGGATCTGGCGCCTCACTCTTTTCATTTGCCCATCGTTTCGATGTGCTGTACCTCGTGTTACACAACTGCGAGGCTGCTTCCTATCATCGACGACGTCTAAgaaagaggccatcaaccacaATAACAAAACATACACGTACAAATAGCTGTCGGAGCGGAAACAAAATGCCGCAAAATACAGTAGGTTGGGGTAGCGAGGCTTCGCGGCTGCCAAACAACCTTGCAGCCTGATGGTCCTTGGGCACCGGCCTGGGCATCGACCAACAGAAAGTGAAATGGGGCCTCCGATGAGCGCTGCCGCCATGTAGGCCCGTCCAAATGCCTAGTCTAGCGACTCTTTTCACGGCCTCTCTTGCAAGGTGCGTGACCATGGTAATCCGTCTGACTTTATCCAAGAGGCCCAGGTAGTGCTATCACATGGACGAGTACCAACTAGGACTGGATTTTTCACGTTCGCACTGCGCGGATACTGCTCTAAGAACAAACTCTGTTCAGGAAGCGTAATCGTATGTAGTTTGTAGTCTATGTGTTTTAGACTACCCGGATCTTCATCAAGACCCGTCTCGGCTCGAGAGGAACGCGACAAAGCTCGCTGGCTGAGATGTCATACAACGGTGCCGGTCCTTCCCACCTCGAGCGCATAAACGTAGCACCTGCCTGTGGTCCATTAACGTATTCCGAGCCCATGCTAAGTAAacctctctccctcctctcttCGGCCGTGAGGGCCTTGCCAGTCGTAGTGAAGGGGAAGGTATGGAACTCTTTCAGATGCGTTAGTTCAAGCAGACTTATTATTTGAAGTGGCCCGGTCACCTCCGATGCTCGTCACGAGCTGGAGTACGCAAGTTGGTTGAATCTTTCGCGCAAGGGCGTCTGAATCGAGAACGTATGGAATACCGGCCTTTTCCCAATCAGCTTAAGGGATTCGCAATAGAATATTAAAGGCTCAACATACCTGACCATCGTCATCCGATTTGTCTCTATAGAATTCAACTGAACCGCCGAATAAATGGCTCTCCAGCCAGCGTCCAGACTCACCCCAGCTGGGTCCGGCATAGTTCAAATACGATACGGTTGGCGGTGTGTATGACTGTGTAGTGTCCTGTCCTTGAGCGAGGTATCCCACAAAGAGGTGGGTAAGCTCATGAGCAGTGGCTATAGCAAACATAAATAGAAATGTCCTAAAGCGAGCGGCCATTTTTCTGCCGTGAGGGCTTGTCTCGTTGGCCTCCCGACCAGCCGACGCCATCTGGGAGACTCGCTAGGGGATGAATCAGTATGGGGGGGCCATCACTGTAAATACACTCGCAACTGGACTGTGAACTACATACAGACCGATTGTAATAGATCCCACCAGCTCTCTTGGGGTTATATTGGGAGAAGCTGTGATTCTGGCATGGGATGCGCCTCGCTTCAGCAATCACGTCAGGGCCACCCAAGCTGTCCAAGATGACACGAGGGAAGTTGCCCCGAATGGCGCGGAGGAACTCGTCCACATACTCAGCCATTTGATCCTGGTCCCCATGGAATCGAAAGCCGTTACCTCCGAGGAGCCATGCTTGGACAAGTGCTGTTCCAAGGCTCGCCATGGTTTGACGGCCGGCAGCCTTTTCAAGAATGGAGATACCGGCATGGATAGCAAACGCCAGCTATTGAGGGTTAGCAAGTGTTGGGATATGTCGGGTGTATTCGGTTTGCCAAGCTTACCGCGGTATACTCCTCCGTATTCTCCTGCAGGGGCTCGCATTGTGGGCCTGCAAGAGTGATGCCGAAACGTTGAATCCCATATACTGTGAAATCCCGTGGCATAAGGTTTTTCATTGTAGAAAATGCGAAAGGGGTCCTGCCACGAGAGTTCACAGGAGGGAGACGTTTGGTTTGGGAATAAAGGAATTCTAGAATATTAAGTAGGTATAGAATTCCCTCGAGCCCAACGCTGGCCTCAATAATCCGAATTCCCGTTGAATTCTGAGGTATGGAGTAGAGATATTCAGAACCAACCACGAGCACAGCTTCACTTTGCTAAAAATACCATGCACACAGGTTAAAACCTGGCGACTTGGGTATGGCAGAGACATAATTCCACAGGATTGTGCGACGAATTAATATCGTCGTCTAGTAATCATAGGGTATCGAGGCCTTCCCTAACATCAGGCGTGTTTCAAAATACAAGGTACTGCACTGTAGCGGATGATGTGACCAGGACAAGCGAATGTAAACGGCCTGTACAGCATCTTGGCACCCCGTAATAGAAAGGCACCTCTTTTTATTGCGTATATTCTGATAGTCCTATTCGGTTAACGGTAGTAGGTCATGTACACGTAGGCGTTTTATCTATGGCTGATTTGGGCCGCCATGTAATCAACAGGCCTCGGGGGCCTCAATTGTCTGCCCAGTGGTTTTCGTTAGAGAAATTGATTTTTAGAACACGTGGACCTGTCATTGTAATACTCGCTGCCGTAGAAGCTTCTAGCAAGAACCGTGAGTCAGAAACTGGCCAACTGTTCCCAATGTCATCTGGTTGTACACATCATCGAGGTCAGCAAAGTGAAATGAAGGTATCACCAGGAATAGAGTAGCTGATGTTTCAACCAATCAAAACACGTCTTCCTGTGAACCAGGCGTCACGGCAGTCTCGGGCTGTGCCGGTGAAACCTGATTTCAGACAGAAAATTTCACCTTTTAGGCCTGATTGGCGAATTGCTTGGCCCACAGTGACCAGTCAATGTTTATAAAACAGTTGCAACGTCCGGTTTCGCGAAGAACTGAACAGGACATCTAAAGCGACGAGATAACTCTCTTTGAACTGCTATCTAGCTGTTTGTAACTCCGAAAGGCACCTTGCACAGCAGTGCCTGATTCTTGGGCCTCTTCTGTGTCTGTAAGTCCTTAAAAGGGCGGGCAGATGTGGAGGTTTTGACAGAGCCCCCTtttctcctcatcttcccgCAGATCCGAACTTTAGTGGGCTGATCTGCGTCAtctctcagctcagctctcattcttctttcctttttattGGTTCGCTGTTTGGAAGCCGCATTACGATATTTCAACATCATTTCCTCAGCTCAGTTGGCTGATTTCGGTGTTTTGTACGACagttttctctctctctctctctctttggaCCTCTCTGGCAGCCGTTGAAATGGCTTTTGGCGAATCAGTTGAGTCATTCGGTGTTGAGTTTCTGGAAGCAGGTCATCGTCAAGGTTTCGAGCAAGCTCTGATGCGGGTGTTAAAGACGGGCCCAGCAGAACACACGTTTGCTGAAATTATTGATGGACTCCCTATTAGACGCTCATATATAGAATTTCACTGGCCACAGGATGGACATCCGGCATATCAACATGATGAACTCTGCCCGGGCATTATTGAGAGAGCTCGAGAGCTTCGTTCAAATTTTGCGGTTACGAAATTGCGCTTTAAATTGCCTGCAAGTTTATCCCACGACTCATAGCCTGTCTGGATACTAACGCCAGTATAAGTTACTTAACGCTTTTGCAGAGGCGGCCTTTGGATCGATGCCCTTTCATCTTCGCCTCCTGGAGCTCCTCGCGGCCTCATGCCATCAGATTGCTGTTCACGTATATCAGCTTGACGGAGTAAACCACAAACACTGTGAATACGAAAAATGGATAAACCAGCCGCGGGATATGAGTCGATGGGACTCTTTTCGACATCCAACTGCCTTCTGCCACACATTTTACACAGCCGTTGAACAGTACCCGAACGGGGTCGCTGATGTCGTAGCCTACTGGGCTGAGGCAAAGATATTTGGAGGGGTCGTACTATTCGATAGAGGAGAGTCAGAAACTGAGGTACTCTGGTCTCGGTGGTTCCTTGAACATATATGCTGACACCACGATAGTGTAGGGAAGTGTACCTTCATGCGGGACGTCGAGGGGGTCCTTATACTCTATTCCCCCCCACAACAGAGCAGTTTGGTAAACTGATGGTGTTTCTACTCGGCGGAAAGAATGAATCTGCTGCGATAGAGAACCCTCTCCCCATCAGAGCCACCTCAGAGAACCGTTGGCGTTGGGATGCTTGGGATGCAACGGCGCATCACCACATCTTTCGCGACAAATACGAGCGTTTCATTAGCCCGACCAAACCCCCGACGTCATATCGGTCATCGATAGACTGGCCGGAAATAGCCGATGACCTTTACCTGGTAGACGCAATGCACGAGTATTACGAGGGAAAGGATGTGGATAAGGACGAGATTCGTGCCGCGTTGGAGCGCTTGAAACAGATAACCCCGTCCTCACCAATTTGGGAGAACCGAGAAACAAGGCATGCCTGGACGAAAGATGTTTTGAAGTAGTTTGGTTATCGGCTTCTTGCCTTCTTTCGACTCCTAGGTCAGCATGAAGTGGCATGCGCCTTGTTTCTGCGAGCGTCATGACACTTTCATAAGCTCAACTAAATTACAATCAAATTACTGTACCCAAGTACCCTTCAACTCGTCCATAAACCCCTCGTTAAGTGCCTTTATAACTGCCAGGTATGGGCCTGACCTTATGGATATGCAGCTCATCTGAGTGTATGCAGAAATTACGTCACGCGCTTAGAAGCCCAATGATGGCCTTCATACCCTCGAATGAGTGATGCAGTTGCCTTCATGCCTAACTTCGCAGCCTCACTTCCTTCTCTGATCACCTTGCTCACCCACTCCCATCATAttgtctctccctctcgcgCCGACTTTACTGTTCAACCTAAGTCGCTATGCCCATGATATCGTCCATTATCCGATACCCAGAAGCAACTGGCCTCAATATAGGCTTGACTTACCCAGCTCGCGACAATGTTGACAAAGCCATCGAGGCTGACAGCCTTGGACTTCCTGATCCCCCAGAGACCCTTTCCTTAGTAGCGTTTGTAGTACTCGACGTAGAGCAGAAGGATCTCAACGAAATCAAGGCCTGAAATACGCCACGCCACGCGTCAGGCATCCATAGAATCCACGTCATTTTCATCTTATATCTGACAAGGTTGAATCAAGGCTGATTTCTGCCTGCTGAGCGAGTTGTGTTGACAGTGGATATAGAGGGGGAGTACGTCGTGATTTTGATTCCTCcagtcttattatttttgGCTAGATTAACCATTACATTAAGCCCCTCAGTCAAGATTACAGAGCATGGCCTATTATTCGCTCATCTACCTGTAAGAGGCGTGTGGTGAAACCGTGGGAAATCCGGAgttgttattattattgtctgcaatgatgacaagaagccatcagctACAACCGCAAAAGACACAGTTATTAGTACATGACGGAATCAAAGCCCAATTACGTAAAACACCGTAACCTAATTAATCCGGAATTGTCAAGAcaagtaatattactatttgGTTCATTACCCTAGTTGGCACTCGAAAAGGATAACATACAAATTAGGAAGAGTAATACAGTTAAAATCATCTTTCTATATATATGACAAAGCTAGATGATCTCTACTGCCCTACTGTATTATCTGAGTTGCGATTTTATACCTTCCCAGTCAAGCTGCTTACACAGCATCTACACCTCTCTACGTCCGCCACCTCCCCGTTATCACCTTATCAGTTCCGAAATATCTACTACAAGCAAGTTTCCTTTCCCCAGGACATCTCATGTGAGAGTCCAATCCCATTATCTAAAGTTACATGAGTGAAAGTAAGTGTTGAGGATTCATCTCCTTTCTCCCACCCCATCGATCCGAGACCGGGCTAGAGCTTCTTATTCCTCTTGGGCATTCGAACCAAATAGTACAAAACCAAGGCGGCAATGACGTTGAAAACAATGTAAGTCCAGCCAATACCGAAATTGCGCCATCTGTCGTCGTAGTGAGAGCTAATGGCGGCCAAGTAGGTGTTcgtctccttcatcttgcaGTATTTGCAATCGCTCGTGGCATCAGGATCCAGCAAGTAACCTCCCATGGTTGACATGTACTTGGCCATGTAGTCGCCACAAGTCTGGTTCGCTGGCGGAATGATGGTGGTGTACTCATTGGCCGCACAGGTAACATCCACATTAGCGATTCCGGTGGATAAGACAGCCGAGATCCAATAGTTGAGCGGCGAAACTCTGTAGAGGAAAATCCAGAAACCAGGCATCGAGGTAGGTGAGGCCAGGACGCCACAGAAGAAAAAGACCAGCATGAAGAGGAGGTTAGCGGCACTGCCTCCGCCTTCAGCTGAATCAGTAAAGGAAATGCACATGTTGGCAAAGGTACATGTAAACATAAGAAAttggaggaaaagaagccaGGACAGAGCGCCTCTCTCTGCGCTTTGGCCGGCTGCGTCGGCGTTTTTATACATTCCAACAGGAAAGTAAATAAACGCCCACATGAAAACAGAAGCAAGGATATTCCAGGGGATTTCGACAATGATCTGGCTGAACATGAAGATCTTCCAAGAATACGTCTTTGAAGGACGTTCACGCACTTCATAGAGGTTCCGCTGCGTAACGAAATGTGGGAGTTGCTGCTGTACCAGTTGTCCTAGGATACTGCAAAATTCGAAAAGAGCAAACATCTGGTTCTGCAGACCTTGGATCGTGAGAGGAGCGTTGAGGAACACGAGGCCGATGAATAGGCTGACGGAAATGCAGAGGACGAATTTGGAGTAGATGTAAGTCGGTGTACGCCAGTATTGTTGGAAGACGCGACgaatgacgatgaggaattGGTCCGACAGAGGTGCGGCGAATTCGAGATAGGAAGCAGCGTCGTGGACATCGCCAGTGGATGATCGTTCAGTGCCAAGAGACCGTAGGCGAGCCAATTCGGCCTGGACGGCTTGATACTCTGGGCTGGAACGCCAGAGTTGATGCCAGTCAGTGTCGGACTGACTTCCTGGGGCGTCTCCAGTAACTTCAAGCATCCATTCGGCTGGGTTTTCTCCAGGGTGACAAGCTGGGGCGCCGTTTCGCTCAAAGTAATCGGTGAGAGTCTTGGAGTGGTCACCGATGTCGCCTAGAGCGCGGTTAGTCTTCCATCGCAAACATGGCTGGGTAGAGAAATGACAGAATAAAGAAGGGTACTCACCGAAGTAAACAGTGCGGCCGTTCTTGGAAAGAAAGAGGAGGCGGTCAAACCGCTGAAACAGGATAGCAGAAGGTTGATGAATCGTGCAGAGGATGCTCTGCCCAGCTTTGGATAGCTTCTCAAGCAGATCCAAGACAGCCCAGCTGGTCTGTGAGTCAAGACCTGACGTTGGCTCGTCGACGAAAAGAAGGAGAGGTGGCTTCGCAGCGAGTTCAACGCCAATGGTTAAACGCTTGCGTTGCTCGACGTTCAGGCCTTCGCCTAGAACACCGACGACTGCATCGGCGTATTCTTCCATGTCCAGCAGACGGATCACTTCGTCCACGTAGGCTagcttctctttctttggCGTGCTGGCTGGTTGACGGAGAAGAGCAGAGAATTCCAAGGCCTGTTTACTCAGGTTAGAAATGAGTTCGGAATCTCAGCCATGGTGCCAACGTACCTCTCGCACAGTGCTCGTCTCAAGATGCAGATCTTGTTGCTGAACGTAGCCTGTCTTGCGCTGAAAGCTGTGATCGCGCATCTTTCCGTCCACCAACATCTCACCAGTGATGACACCCGTGCCAACTCGGTCAGCCAAGCAATCCATTAGCGACGTCTTTCCCGCGCCTGAAACTCCCATCAAGGCCGTGAGTGTGCCGGGTTTCACCCAACCATCCACGTGATCCAAAATGCGTCGAGACTGCTTCTTGACTTTGATGTCGTAGCAGACGTTGTTCCAATGGAAGACGCTGACTGAACCTTGGAATGCTCCCTTGCTGTTCAGGGCGGTGTTGTCGGGCTTTCTCACAACAGTTGGGAAATCGGAAGTAGACTTTTCGATGTCGTTGTCAGCCTTGACGGAAGTTGGCGGGACAAAGCCTTTGCGGAAAACGAGGACTTCGCCCTTGGACTTCTTGGCTGTGATATACTCGGTAGCGATAAAGTAGACAGCGTGATTGAAAATGATCATCGCAATTACAACACCGACGTTTCTCCATTTGTGAGCATGGTAGTAGCTGTATGCTGAGTTGATGTAGGCGTCTCCGTTGACATATGCCTGGCCTGGGATGGCACCAATGGCGTTACATGCCACGGAGTTTGAGTGGGCATCGGCGTAGTCGGGGATGTAAGTCGAACACTTGAAATCTCGGTTGTGGAATTCGTTGACCATGAGTGACTCAAAGCCGTAGGCCACGGGATTCAGGTAGTTGATCCATCGGCACCAGTCCAGCATGTAGTCGACAGGGATAACGAAGCCGGTAAAGACGATCAAGGCAATCAACAGAACTGCAGAAGGAATCTCGGCTTCGTATACGGTGCGCGACATGGAGGCACTGTTACTCCGTTAGTACTTGCTTGGGTTTCATGCCTTTAACCATACTCACATTGATCTGAAAACGCcagacatggccatgacgatgAGAAACACCACAAACAggtagaagaagaaaggccCGGGCTCTCGACGGAGGTTGGTCATGAAGTAAAAGACCAGGTTGAAGACAATGGCGTTGAGGACCTTGTACGGGAGATCGACGAGGACGGAAGCATATGCCTCGGCAGACGGATGATAGAATGCATAACGGGAATGCTTTTCAACAATAGGTCGTTGGTCATATAGCGTCATGATCTCAAGGGCTGATGCAAAGGCGTTGAAGAGAATAGAAACGAAGAGGACGCAACCGCGGGTGAAAAATGAGCCGGTGTCCATCCGCATGTTGTAAAACAAGGAAGAGACAATCAGGCCGAGGACCAGGTTTGCAATGAGCATTCCGAcagccatccatggatctGCAATCAGGCGCTTGAATCCGCGCCAGAGACAGAGTTGGACTTGTTGGGAATAAGTCAGGATGTAGGGCGAGTTGAGACGCTGACCCTTGGATTGAGCAGACTTTTTGAGTTGTCTGTAAGTCTCAGCGTCAGGTCCGTTGAGAGGGTGCTGCGTTTTGTATTCTTCGATCTCGGCTTGCAGGGCTTTGTATTCGATGCTAGCCTTCCAGGCTGCTGCAAACTCGTCGGGTGTTCGTGGAGGATTGCATCCAGCGCGGGGAACACGTTCCGTCGGCGACGTCATGGATGTAAGGAAGTCGGGGGTGGTCTGACGGGCTGGGCACTCGAATCCGAGGTTGATGAAATACTCTTTGGCCTTGGATGCTGGGCCAAAGTAGATCTGCCGGCCTTCGTAGAGAATATTAGCTTTGTCGAAAAGCTCGTAGGCGCTTTGTGGAGCTTGGTAAATCGAGACGGCGCAGGTTTGGCCAAAGAGCTCGGACTGGAGGCGGAGGGTCTTGCAGAACTCAATAGCGTTGCCAGAGTCGAGACCACGGGTTGAACTGTGGAGAGATAGTTAGCATAATGAGATTTGGTGTATAGTCAGGTCCTGACTTACTTGTCCCAGCATTGGAAAGG from Fusarium falciforme chromosome 2, complete sequence includes these protein-coding regions:
- a CDS encoding ZEB2-regulated ABC transporter 1, whose translation is MPKPLEKLPFADVGNFPLPGTASTLSGSTSPNDPEKLPRTSTDHDPNTGSINMNQRHSIVQELARQYTKQSAISVDDSSSIFASTDPNSPLNPRGDKFNARTWAKTIAKTANDRGQGFRRVGLCFQNVNVFGYGTPTDFQKDVGNVWLALPAMTRRLFSKTAGQTRIDILRQFDGLIRPGEMCVVLGPPGSGCSTFLKTISGETNGIYINKENAYFNYQGIPADEMHTAHRGDAIYTAEVDVHFPQMTVGETLTFASRARCPRDLSEGVTRNQYCEHYRDVVMAMYGISHTVNTKVGNDFERGVSGGERKRVTIAEATLSNAPFQCWDNSTRGLDSGNAIEFCKTLRLQSELFGQTCAVSIYQAPQSAYELFDKANILYEGRQIYFGPASKAKEYFINLGFECPARQTTPDFLTSMTSPTERVPRAGCNPPRTPDEFAAAWKASIEYKALQAEIEEYKTQHPLNGPDAETYRQLKKSAQSKGQRLNSPYILTYSQQVQLCLWRGFKRLIADPWMAVGMLIANLVLGLIVSSLFYNMRMDTGSFFTRGCVLFVSILFNAFASALEIMTLYDQRPIVEKHSRYAFYHPSAEAYASVLVDLPYKVLNAIVFNLVFYFMTNLRREPGPFFFYLFVVFLIVMAMSGVFRSIASMSRTVYEAEIPSAVLLIALIVFTGFVIPVDYMLDWCRWINYLNPVAYGFESLMVNEFHNRDFKCSTYIPDYADAHSNSVACNAIGAIPGQAYVNGDAYINSAYSYYHAHKWRNVGVVIAMIIFNHAVYFIATEYITAKKSKGEVLVFRKGFVPPTSVKADNDIEKSTSDFPTVVRKPDNTALNSKGAFQGSVSVFHWNNVCYDIKVKKQSRRILDHVDGWVKPGTLTALMGVSGAGKTSLMDCLADRVGTGVITGEMLVDGKMRDHSFQRKTGYVQQQDLHLETSTVREALEFSALLRQPASTPKKEKLAYVDEVIRLLDMEEYADAVVGVLGEGLNVEQRKRLTIGVELAAKPPLLLFVDEPTSGLDSQTSWAVLDLLEKLSKAGQSILCTIHQPSAILFQRFDRLLFLSKNGRTVYFGDIGDHSKTLTDYFERNGAPACHPGENPAEWMLEVTGDAPGSQSDTDWHQLWRSSPEYQAVQAELARLRSLGTERSSTGDVHDAASYLEFAAPLSDQFLIVIRRVFQQYWRTPTYIYSKFVLCISVSLFIGLVFLNAPLTIQGLQNQMFALFEFCSILGQLVQQQLPHFVTQRNLYEVRERPSKTYSWKIFMFSQIIVEIPWNILASVFMWAFIYFPVGMYKNADAAGQSAERGALSWLLFLQFLMFTCTFANMCISFTDSAEGGGSAANLLFMLVFFFCGVLASPTSMPGFWIFLYRVSPLNYWISAVLSTGIANVDVTCAANEYTTIIPPANQTCGDYMAKYMSTMGGYLLDPDATSDCKYCKMKETNTYLAAISSHYDDRWRNFGIGWTYIVFNVIAALVLYYLVRMPKRNKKL